A single genomic interval of Sphingopyxis sp. CCNWLW2 harbors:
- a CDS encoding polyhydroxyalkanoate depolymerase, whose protein sequence is MLYHAFDMQKNWLAGASALATAGAQVMQHPANPLGYFSGSPMFASALEVFAHASAPRGKPGFELYETIVEGETVRVTEVVEARKPFGQLKHFKHKGSKDAPKLLIVAPMSGHYATLLRGTVERMLPGHDLWITDWRDARNVPLEAGKFDLDDYVDYLISWLEHIGPGAHVLAVCQPSVPSLAAAAIMAANKHKCRPKTLTMMGGPIDTRKAPTAVNDHAMTRPHAWFQENVIATVPAYYPGAGRRVYPGFLQLAGFMSMNLGNHMMSHWEMFKHLVDGDGESADKTKEFYDEYRAVCDMTAEFYLQTVDVVFQRHLLPKGEMTHRGQPVDVGAIEDIAILAIEGERDDISGIGQTKAALTIAKALPAEKKKYLMAKSVGHYGIFNGRKWREEIAPVVEKWIRAHGG, encoded by the coding sequence ATGCTGTATCACGCTTTTGACATGCAGAAGAACTGGCTCGCAGGCGCGAGTGCGCTGGCGACCGCGGGTGCGCAGGTGATGCAGCATCCGGCAAATCCGCTCGGCTATTTCAGCGGCAGCCCGATGTTCGCCTCGGCGCTCGAGGTATTCGCGCATGCATCGGCGCCGCGCGGCAAGCCGGGGTTCGAGCTGTACGAGACGATCGTCGAGGGCGAAACGGTGCGCGTGACCGAGGTCGTCGAGGCGCGCAAGCCTTTCGGCCAGCTCAAGCATTTCAAGCATAAGGGGTCGAAAGATGCGCCCAAGCTGCTGATCGTCGCGCCGATGTCGGGCCATTATGCGACGCTGCTGCGCGGCACGGTCGAACGCATGCTGCCCGGCCATGACCTGTGGATCACCGACTGGCGCGACGCGCGCAACGTGCCGCTCGAAGCCGGCAAGTTCGACCTCGACGATTATGTCGATTATCTGATCTCGTGGCTCGAGCATATTGGCCCCGGCGCGCATGTGCTGGCGGTGTGCCAGCCTTCGGTGCCGAGCCTCGCCGCCGCGGCGATCATGGCAGCGAACAAGCATAAGTGCCGGCCGAAGACGCTGACGATGATGGGCGGCCCGATCGACACGCGCAAGGCGCCGACCGCGGTCAACGACCATGCGATGACGCGCCCGCACGCCTGGTTCCAGGAAAATGTCATCGCGACCGTGCCGGCCTATTATCCGGGCGCCGGGCGCCGCGTCTATCCGGGCTTCCTGCAGCTTGCCGGCTTCATGTCGATGAACCTTGGCAATCACATGATGAGCCATTGGGAGATGTTCAAACATCTGGTCGACGGCGACGGCGAGAGCGCCGACAAGACCAAGGAATTCTACGACGAATATCGCGCGGTGTGCGACATGACCGCCGAATTCTACCTCCAGACGGTCGACGTCGTGTTCCAGCGCCATTTGCTGCCGAAGGGCGAGATGACACACCGCGGCCAGCCGGTCGATGTCGGCGCGATCGAGGATATCGCGATCCTCGCGATCGAGGGCGAGCGCGACGATATTTCGGGGATCGGCCAGACCAAGGCGGCGCTGACGATCGCCAAGGCGCTGCCCGCCGAGAAGAAGAAATATCTGATGGCGAAGAGCGTCGGCCATTATGGCATTTTCAACGGCCGCAAATGGCGCGAGGAAATCGCGCCGGTGGTCGAGAAATGGATCCGCGCGCACGGCGGCTGA
- a CDS encoding YjhX family toxin, with translation MNISKAEQRMLHVLAQGGMIRHRRGENGHIVEALCFTRDGHVLANTGLPLFNRLRRRGFIGSLNGAPYRITQAGLRAVRAQLDNR, from the coding sequence ATGAATATTTCGAAAGCGGAGCAGCGCATGCTCCATGTGCTGGCGCAGGGCGGCATGATCCGCCATCGGCGCGGCGAAAACGGCCATATCGTCGAAGCTTTGTGCTTCACCCGCGATGGCCACGTCCTCGCCAATACCGGCCTGCCCTTGTTCAACCGCCTGCGGCGGCGCGGTTTCATCGGTTCGCTGAACGGCGCGCCATATCGCATCACGCAGGCGGGTCTTCGCGCGGTGCGCGCACAGCTCGACAACCGGTGA